Within the Butyrivibrio sp. AE3004 genome, the region ATTTGTAGGAGCACCGCTTCTTTGTACCACCCTTGCAAAAATCGGAAGGATGGACCTTGCTTATCAATTCCTGTTTAATGAAGATTTCCCGAGCTGGCTTTACTGCGTAAATCTCGGGGCTACTACAATCTGGGAGAGATGGAATTCTGTAATGCCTGATGGCTCCATTTGCGGAGAGGGAATGAATTCATTAAATCACTATTCCTACGGAACGATTGTACAGTTCATGTATGAATATATCGGTGGACTTCGTCCCGCTGCAGAAGGTTTTAAACGTGCTGTCATTGCTCCCGAACCGTCTATGAGATTCAGACATTTTGGAGCCTCGATGGTAACTGCACAGGGCAAATATGTTTCGAACTGGAAAATCGAAGAAGATGGAAAAATCACCCTGCATATTGAAATTCCGTTTGGCGGGGGCGCAGATGTAAGGCTTCCGAGATTTAGCAAAAATATGTTTAATGCTGATTGCATTGATGTAGATTCTGTAAATTGGGATGGGATGATTACGCTCCCTGCAGGAACTTATGATATCAGTTATATGCCGTCTAAGGATTACCGATATGTGTACGGAGCTGAAACCAGACTTTCCGAACTTGAGAAGGATGATGAAGTAATGGGAATTTTGCAAAAGGAGCTTCCCGTTGCTTTTGGAATAATCAAAAATCATGATCCTGAAAACGGTAATCACACCCTGGGAGAGCTGCCGTTTTTATTCTACATGGGCTTTTCGCCGGAGACGGTTAACCCTGTTACAGATAAGATATTTAAACTTAAGAGGTGGTAATTGATGAAGAAAATAAAGTGGAACGAGGATTGGCTGTTTTGGGATAGCAAGGATGCCTTTGCTTTAGTGTGGAACATCCCCGAAAATGCAAAGAAGGTGACTCTTCCTCATGATGCAATGATAGAGACTCAAAATGTCGCTGACTCACCAAACGGAGGAAATACAGGGTTTTATAACGGCGGTTCATACACTTATGTGAAGTTTTATGAATCAAAGCCTGGAGACAGAAGCAGAAATATCATGCTTTTATTTGAAGGCATATACATGAACTCGTTTGTCTATGTAAACGGACAGCTTGCCGCAAACAGACCTTATGGCTATTCGCAGTTTATCGTTCCTATATCACAGCTTCTAAAGGAAGAAGGGGAAAATGAGATACGTGTTCAGGTAAGAAACAATGCCTGCCCAAATAGCCGCTGGTATACGGGCTCTGGTATATATAGGGATGTTTATCTTTTAAGTGCAGGTAATACATATATTAAAGAAAATGGGTTACTTGCTACTACAGAGGAATGCAGCAAAGAGGAGGCAACTGTACTTTTAAAGGCGCAAATAACAAATGATGACACTGTGCCAAAGGACATACTTGTTACCTTTAAAATTGAAGACTCAAAGGGAAAAACAGCTGCGTATGAACAGAAGGTTATGAGTATAAATAAGGGTGATTCGGCAGAAGTGTTTTCCAGATTATTTATTGATAATCCAATGCTGTGGTCAGATGAGTCTCCCAATCTGTATAAGGCAGAGGTTACGATTGCTGCGGCTAATATCGGAGAAGATGGCAAATGCTGTCAGGGTGAAATCATGGATAAGGCTGAAGAAGTTATCGGTATAAGGAAACTCCGGCTTGATGCAAAACATGGACTTAGAGTAAACGGGAAAACTGTAAAACTTCGCGGAGCATGTATTCATCATGATAGTGGGATTTTGAGTGCAAAAACGTACTACGAAGCTGAGTTTAGAAGAGTCACAATATTAAAAAAGGCCGGATTTAATGCTATAAGAATGTCACATCATCCTGCAGCACCGGCACTTGTAAAGGCCTGCGATGAGCTTGGAATGTATATTATGGATGAAGCCTTTGATATGTGGACAAGGGCAAAATCGGACTATGATTATAACCTCTATTTTAATGATTGGTGGAAGAGAGATATAGAATCCATGGTAATGAAGGATTACAACCATCCTTCCGTCATAATGTATTCCATCGGAAATGAGATCCCGGAAATCGGAACTGATGAGGGAAGCAGGCTTGCAAGACAGATAAGTGAGCTTTGCCATAAACTTGATCCCTACAGATACACACTTGCATCTATAAACGGTGTGTTTGCGGCAGGGGACGGTGTTCCACAGATAACTGCGGATGTAGCGGCATCTCTGGATGGGACAGACGACTCCATAAATGTCAATGATTTCATGACGATCATGGATAAATATATGGATAAAATTGTTGCTCATCCTGAGATCACAAAAAGGCTTGATAAGGCCTGCGCAGCAACAGACATTGCGGGCTATAATTATATGACTGCGAGGTATGCTCTTGATAATAATCAGGCGCCAAACAGGATTATTGTGGGTAGTGAAACATATCCCCCGGAGATAGCTGTCAACTGGCGAGAAGTCATGAAATACGATCAGGTTATAGGTGATTTTACCTGGACCGGATGGGATTACATTGGAGAAGCGGGAGTTGGAATTCCTGCGTATAAATTCGGGGACGGAGGCTTTGGAGCATGCTTCCCGGCAAGGCTTGCCTATACAGGAGATATTGATATAACGGGATTCAGAAGACCCCTCTCATACTACAGAGAGATAGTTTTCGGACTTAGAACAAAGCCCTATATTGCAGTTCAGGATCCTGCTCATTACGGAGAAAAGCTTATAAAGACACCCTGGGTAATGAGTGATGCGATTTCAGGATGGAACTTTGACGGATATGAAAATAAGCCGGTTTTGGTGGAAATATATTCTGCAGGCGATGAGGTTGAATTGTTCCTTAATGATGAAAGTATCGGAAAAAAGAAGATGACTGACGCTGATAATTGCAGGGCGATTTTTGAAACAACATATTCCCCGGGCACACTTAGAGCGGTGTCAAGGGAAAACAGAGCAGATATCGGAGAATATGAGATAACTACGGCAAAAGGTGATGTAAACCTTGTTGCAGAGGTTGATGAGCATTTACCGGTTAATAGTAGCTTGTTATATATCAATCTTTCTCTGGTAGACGCAAATGGGAATGTTTTTACAGATAAAGAAGCGCAAATTACAGTAGAGGCTATGGGAGATGGTGAACTGATTGGACTTGGCTCTGCCAATCCCAAATCACAGGAAAACTATTGCGGAAATATGACAACCACCTGGAATGGCCGTGCTCTTGCCATCATACGCAAAAAAACCGAAGGGCATGTGTCTTTGAAGGTATCATCAAGCGATGGGGAAATTGTGATTTTGAAAGAAGTATAAAAGACAATCACAGTAAAGAGTCTTTTTGACCTATTATTCTTAATTCGAGTGTTGTGTCTGGAGATTTATGCAGTAATCAGACACTTGCACTAATCAAAGTTTGGATTTCAAGTGTCAGAATTGGGAATTTGCTGTCGAAATGCAACGAACGAAGATAAGCCTGGCCATCAAAGAATTTTTTTTAATCTTTTTGTTTTGTCATAATAAAAGGCCTCCTTAAGATTTTATCTTAGGAGGCCTTATTCATGCGATATATTAGTACAGCATTTATTTAAGTACTGGAACCAAAGCATTGCATTCTTATTTGATAGTATAGTTCCTAAAGCGTTGGTTCATTCCTATAGAGTTTATACTTTAGTTTATTTGCTTCCATTCGTATATCCAGGCAATGGATGCTCCGCCAAACTGAGAAAAAACGATGGCTTTTTGTTCGCCTAAGGTTCCGCCCTTTGGAACTTTATAGGTGACATCGGAGTCGAGATTAAGAGCAAAATCCTGATTCTGACTGCAGTTTAGATACATATCTTTAGATGAGGTGAATTTGTCACCGCCGTTATAATCTACAGTACCTGACTTGCAACCGTTCCAGCTTACATAGATTCTGTATGGCTCACCCACATCCTTGGCTTTATTGGACATGTTCATTGACACCTTAAGGCTTATGGTATCATCGGGCTTTAGAGTATCAAGCGGAGCTGTGCACCTGGTTGTGAATGTTGAAGTAACTTTATTACCGCTATTGTCATGAGCATTAAAAATCTCTTGTACGGTTATGCTTTGAATATCAGCGTCATAGCATCTGTTGTATAGACCTTCTACTCTGGGGTCCGGGATGTCTTTTACAACACCTTTTTTCACCCAGGCATATACGGGATCCACGTGGGTTACTGTGATATCACATTTTAGTACAGAGTCCCCAACATAAACTTCTGCAATGGTTTTCCCTGCTTTAAGGCCTTTAATGGAGAAAGTGTTAACACCGGTAGCTGCCACAGAGGCAATGGTTTCATCAGCTATAACACATTTATCGGCTGTACCCGTTCCGACGTATCTGAGAGTTTCTGTGCTGTTATCTTTGAGCTCCAGACTCTTTGAGCTAAGTTCACATTCAACCACTTTTACTTTGCACTTAAGCACTTTTTTTCCTACTTTGACTTTTATGGTGGCAGAGCCTTTTTTACGGGCTGTTATATTTCCTTTTTTATTTACCTTTGCCACCTTGGATTTTGAAGAAGTGTAGGATTTGGCTTTTCCGTTTTTGACTTTAAGAATATAGGAAGTGCCTTTGACAAGAGTAAGCTTTGATTTTGATAAAGATGCGGATTTTGCACCTGCACTTACCGGTATAAAGATGATAAATGCCAGAATTACCAATAATGAAACAATAATCTATTTGATGTTCTTATTCACTGTTTTTCCCCTCTTTAAACAATTTATTATTTCTATAAATAATTATACAAAAAAACCAATTTGCATTATACCCTTATCTGAAAAAATGTCGGATTTGGAAAAAGTAACTACATGGAGGGCGCCAGGCTATATTGCTATTATAATCATGCAAAGCAAAAAACATTGTTACCAAAAAAATAAAAAGGAGAAGGACAATGGGGAACAATAGCAATACGAAAAATAAATCTGAAGTTGGAAGTGCGTTTAGCTGGTTTCATGCCACTTCCGTAAATGGCGGAGCGATGATGGTCGCAGCAGTTTTGGCAAGTTATCTTTCTGTTTATATGACAGATACACTGAAAATTCCTGCAGCGATATGTTCAGTGATAATGCTGATCTCAACTTTATGGGATGCAATTAACGATCCAATCATGGGTGTTCTTGCGGACAGTACACATACGAAAATGGGCAGATATCGTCCCTACTTTTTATTTGCACCTGTGCTTCTGACATTCTTTGCAACTATGGTATGGGTAGACTGGGGATTTACAAATACCACAGCAAAGGCTGTATATATTCTGATCATGTACATAGGTTACGGAATGACAGTTACTATGTACACAATGCCACAGATGGCAATACTTCCTGCAGCCGTTAAAAAGGATCAGGAGAGAAACAAGATTATTACTATGGGTGCGGGATGCTGTGCAGCTGCATTTACAATCGGGAACACATTCACACCGAATATAACAGGATTTTTTAACAGTCTTGGTTTTTCAAACGGCTATGTTCCGTACATGCTGATCTGTGGTGTACTTTCATTCATTTCATTCTGGGGATTATTTAAGGCTTCCAAGGGACAGGAGATATATCTTTCTGAGCCTGAGAAGAATCCGTTTAAGGGAATCGGAATGGTTCTGAAATATAAGGAAGTATATCCGAACATCATTGCCTGGGTAATGGCATCAATGGGGTACGGTCTGATGTTTGCGTCTTCCGTTTACTATATGATGTACTACTATGAAAGACCTGATCTTATCGGTGTATATATGGGTGTTATTTCGGTTGGTGCACTTGTTTCAATGGTTGTTGCTATGCCGATTGTACTTAAGATATTTAAGACAGGTCAGAGAGCACTTTGCTTCTCACAGATTTCAACAATTATTATGTATATTATTCTTTTCTTCTTTGGAAAAACAAACTTTGTTTTCCTGTGCGTACTTACCTTTATTGCATCAGTGGCCGGCGCAATGCAGAATGCACTTGTTAATATTCTTGTAAATGACACAATCGACTTCATCATGTACAAGGAAGGAAAAACAGCTAACGGACTGGTTTCTTCAATCAAGGGATTTGCACAGAAGTGCGGAAACACAGTTACAAATTCGGGAATTCTTGCAATCCTTGCAGCATCAGGTTATGTTGCAGGAGCAATCGGACAGCAGCCTGCATCAGCAATGTTTGCACTTAACTTTATAAAATTCGGAGCACCTTCAGTTACAGGACTTATCGTTGTTCTTTGTGTAGTCTTTGGACCTATCAGAAAGTACAAGGCAGAAATCGAAGAGATGAAAGCAAAAATGCATGCAGAAGGCGATAATAAAGTAGCGTAATAACAGGGATCCTTCATTTTAGTCTTCGGTTGAGAACGGAATGAAGGGTCCTTCATTTTTGTTCTGCTTTCTGAATTCCGCAGGAGACATCCCATATTCTGTTCTGAATACTCTGGAAAAATGGTCGGCACTGTTATAGCCGATTTCCTCTGCAATCTCATTTATTTTCTGAGAGGTGTTAACAAGTAAATCCTTTGCATCCCTCATTCTTAAGGCTTTTATCAGATCGGTAAAGTTTTTTCCTGTATTCTGCTTTATCAGAGTGCTAAGGTGCGGCTCCGAGTAATGGAAAAACTCAGCGAGAGCGGACAGATTAAGGTTCTTGTAGTTGTGCTGAATATACTGCAGTACAAGCGAGAAATCCGAGTTAATGTCATAGTTATAAAAGGATATGGTCTTACTGTAATTTCGGAGCAGGTTTGCAAAGAACAGATTTATCAGATTGATGCAGCAGTTATTGCTATAGCTGTCATGGTTCTCTGTTTCTATGAGGAGTTTTCTTAAAAAAATCCTGCACTCCATATTGTTTTCGGTAAAAAGCATAAGGTAATTTGTGCGGTCTTCATTTTTTAAAATATTGCGGAAAAAACCGGATAACAGATCTTCATGATGCATAAAGGAAGAAAAGGTGCTCTCAAAGGTACTTTTCCTGATGCAAACGGTATAAACGATGGAGGATTCGTCTTCTATGATGACATCATGGCTTGATCCCGGGGCAATAATACAGACCTCTCCCTCGTGCATGGGGTGGGCTGATTCTTCAAAATAAAAAACAGCACTACCCTTTACGATAAAATTTATCTCAAAGTAATTGTGAACGTGAGATACATGACGTGTTAGGCGGGGGTGACGGATTGTGAAAACATCAAAAAGAGTGGGGATCATTTTTTCCTCACCTATTTCATTTGAGCTGGAATACTGACCTCCGATCCGGATAGGGATAGAATCAACCAGTTTATCAAAATCTTCATCATTCATGGAAAGAGCATCAAGAGGAATCCTGCAAAAGGATGGAGCTGAGTCCATCATTCCTTTTTCCTCCATTCGCTGTATCATTTCCGTGAACTGAAGCTTCATCCCTGTTCGACTGTAATAGGAGTTCATTTCATTCTGGAATTTTCCGTAGGTCGTATATTTTGTCATAACACTATTACCTTTCAATATATTGCCTTACAGCCTCATATCCGCATTTAGTGATATCTGAGATTTTTAGACTTGGACATTCGATTAAAAAATGTCGGATGGTTAAAAACAAATGCTGTTCAAGTGTTTTTATATAGAATATAAAATTCTAAACATGAAAGCAATGGTTAACAGAAATTTTGAGGTTTTAAGGGAGTATTGTAATGTTTGACTATAAGGAAAAACCATTTAATCTCAGTGATGAAAAGATTGGATGGGTTGAAAGTACATATGAAAAAATGACGCTTGAAGAGAAAATAGGGCAGCTTTTTTGCCCCGTTGTTTTTGATAAGGATGAGAAGACTTTAAAGGCTTTTCTTGAAAAATATAAGGTCGGCGGAATTCTTTACAGAGAAGGTCCCGGAGAAGAGATAAGAAAAGCCCAGAGTTTTTTACAAAAAGAAAGTAAAATACCTCTCCTTACAGCGGCTAATCTTGAATATGGCGGAAACGGCTCTGCTGTTGAAGGAACTTACTATGGCAGGGAAATGCTTGTTGGAGCAACGGGAAATACAGAGAGAGGCTATCAGCTTGGAAAGGTAAGCTGTGCTGAAGGTGCTGCAGTCGGTGATAACTGGTCGTTTGCACCGGTGGTTGATCTGGACAGAAATTATCATAATCCCATTATCAATGTAAGAGCATTTTCAAAGGATGTTCAGACTGTCATAGATATGGGACGCGGATACCTTAAGGCAGCTGCGGAAGAAGGCGTGGCAACTGCCGTCAAGCATTTTCCGGGTGATGGAATTGATGAGAGGGATCAGCACCTTGTGACAAGCGTCAATTCATTATCTGTAGAAGAATGGGATGAGACCTTCGGAAAAATATATGAAGCAATGATTGAGGAAGGGACGCTTAGCGTAATGGCAGGACATATAGCAATGCCTGCCTATGAGGAATATTTTGACAAGCAGGCACCGCAAAAGATAATCCCCGCTACACTTTCAGAAAATCTGTTAAAGCGACTTCTTCGTGAAAAGCTTGGATTTAACGGACTTATAGTTTCCGATGCAACACCCATGGTTGGTTTTTGCAGTGCAATGGACAGAGAACATGCCGTACCTCTTTCCATTGAAAACGGTTGCGACATGTTTTTGTTTAATAGAAATATAGATGAAGACTACGAATTCATGCGCAGAGGATACGAGAAGGGCATCCTGTCAAAAGAACGCCTTGAGGAGGCAGTAAAGCGGATTCTGGCTACAAAGGCTGCACTAAAACTTCCTGAAAAGAAGGAGAAGGGCATACTTGTTCCCGGTAAAGAAGCGCTTGAAATCTTGTCATGTGATAAGCATGTGGAATGGGCAAAGCAGTGCGCTGATGAGGGTGTAACTCTGGTAAAGGATACACAGAAACTGCTTCCGATAAATCCCGAAAAGCACAGACGTATCCTTCTTGAGCTGATGGGTGGTTTTGAGTCCGATGAGAGAGTTACGGATTATATGATGAAAAAGCTTTCTGAGGAAGGCTTCGAAGTAACCTTATATAAAAAGGAAGGCTTTGAAGTAATGACGGATTCCGTAGAAAAATTAAAGTCATCCTATGACCTTATCCTATATGTGGGAAATATTGAAACGGCATCAAATAAGACAACAGCCAGAATGAACTGGCATACAATGTTCGGACTCGGAAACAATATGCCCTGGATGGTCCATGAACTGCCGGTTATGTTCGTAAGCCTCGGTAATCCCTACCATCTGCTTGATACACCGATGATAAAGACCTTTATAAACGGATATTGTAATTCGGAATTTGTCATGGATGCAGTAGTGGATAAAATCCTTGGAAGAAGCGATTTTAAAGGAAAATCTCCCATAGATCCTTTTTGCGGGAAGATGGATTTGAGATTTTGATGAAGCTATGACTTCCTAAACGCACAAATGAAAATGTGTTTGAAAATCAAAACTTATGAATTTATGGATGAGGAGAAACTTATTACAGTATGAAAGCACTTATTTTTGACCTGGACGGAGTCCTTGTTTTTACAGATAAATATCATTACAAAGCATGGAAGATGATTGCAGATAAGCTGGGAATTCCTTTTGATGAGAAGAAAAATAACAGATTAAGAGGTGTAAGCAGAATGGAATCTCTTAACATTATTTTGGAAAACAGTACTTATGATTTTTCCTTAGAGGAAAAGGAAATCCTTGCTGAAGAAAAAAATGAGTATTACAGGAAACTTCTTGGAACAATGACTCCCGGGGATGTGTCACCGGAAGTAAGAAAAACACTTAAAGAACTAAGAAGTAGAGGGCATAAGCTCGCAATCGGATCATCCAGCAGGAATACGAAATATATTTTGGAAAAAGTTGAGCTGGAGGATTATTTTGATGCGGTTTCAGACGGCACGAACATAACAAGATCAAAGCCTGATCCGGAGGTTTTCGAAAAAGCCGCTGAGTTTATTTTGGAGGATCCCCATAACTGTATTGTTGTAGAGGATGCACGTGCGGGTGTTGATGCCGGAAAGGCAGCAGGGATGACAGTTGCGGGCATAGGCGAAGCATCAGCTTATGAAAAGACGGATTACCCAATAGATAGTTTTGCGGAATTGCTGAATATTAATTAAGTATAAAGATATGAGGAATTTCCTTGAGCATATATAATTCATATGTTACAATTTGTGCAATTTAAGACAGATAGTTTTATGGTGCCGCTGCAGCTTGTGGTTTTACATGATCTTAAAAAGAGAATTCGAAATTGTTTGAGGTCCGGTGTATAACGCAAATTTTTTTGTCAGGCTGCAGAGGTTAAAAGGGAAACAGGTGCAAAACCTGTGCGAACTCGTCACTGTAAATGCGGAGTACTGTTATCGCATCTTGATGACCACTGGGATATCCCGGGAAGGCAGATGACAGTATGATGATGCATGAGCCAGGAAACCTGCCATATAACAGGTACAGGAATTTTTTCCGGATCACGAGTAATTGATCGTACTGAACAAACAGGGTTTAAAACCCTGTGTTTTTCGTGTGCAAAAGACCCGTTCCGGTAATTTCCGGTACGGGTCTTATTATTTTATGCAGAGCACTTAGCGAGTTTTTTAGGCTCAGTGCGTGCTTGCTTTTCAACAAGCAATAATTTATCTACAGGAGGATTATTATGAGAAAGAAACTATTAACCGCAATTTTGATTGCTGCAACATCAATGTCACTTCTTGCAGGTTGTGGCAGCACAGCGGCAGACAATACCGCAGGTACCGAAGCTGTGGATGCCGGCAGTGAAGAAAAGGCAGAGGATGTTGAGACTTCCAAGGAGGAAGAGGCAACAGGCGAGGAGAGCGAAGCAGATGCAGAGGCTACTGAGGAGGCTGAAGACTCAGAGAATGCAGAGACTTCGGGAGATGAGAATGCGGATATGAGCGATGAAGAGAGAGCAAAGGAAGTAGCGGATCTTATTGATTCCATATATGTTCAGGAAAGAACCGACGAAACAGATGAGCTCTGTGAGAAAGCAAAGGCAGCATGGGATGCCTTAAGTGATGAGCAGAAAGAGATGGTAGAAGGTGAGGAAGCAGATCCTGATTACTTTGGAAGAGACACAGGAGATGCTTCTAAGGATGATTCGTTAAATGCTGATGACATCGGAGAAAACGAGATCCTTGTAGTTAGCTTCGGAACCTCCTTTAATGACAGCAGAGTAGAGGACATAAGTGGAATTGAGCAGGCTATCGCCAAGGCAAATCCTGACTGGTCCGTACGCAGAGCTTTTACAGCCCAGATTATTATCAATCATGTTCAGGCAAGAGACGGAGAAAAGATTGACAATGTTGAGCAGGCACTTGACAGAGCGGTTGCAAACGGTGTAAAGAAGCTGGTGGTTCAGCCTACACACCTTATGCATGGCGCTGAGTATGATGAGCTTACTGAAACATTAGAGAAATATACAGATAAATTCGACAGTGTAAGCGTAGCAGAACCGCTCCTTGGAGAAGTAGGAAATGATGCTACTGTGATCAATGAGGATAAGAAGGCAGTGGCTTGTGCTATCACAGAGGAAGCTGTAAAGTCAGCAGGCTTTGATAAGCTTGAGGATGCCGCAGCAGATGGAACAGCATTTGTGTTCATGGGACATGGAACTGCTCACACTGCTAAGGTAAGTTATTCACAGATGGCAACACAGATGAAAGAGCTTGGCTATGAGAATGTTTTCATCGGAACAGTTGAAGGTGAGCCCGAGGACACAGCATGTGATAAGGTGATCGAAGCTGTTAAGGAAGCAGGATATACCAAGGTTGTACTTCGTCCGCTCATGGTAGTTGCGGGTGATCACGCAAACAATGATATGGCAGGAGATGACGATGATTCCTGGAAGAGCATGTTTGAGGCTTCAGGTGCTTTTGAATCTGTTGATTGTCAGATTGAAGGTCTTGGAAGAATTGATGCAGTAAAAGAACTTTACGTTGCACATACAAAGGCTGCTCTTGATGCTGAGGGTGACACAAAGGCTGCAGCAGAGAGCGCAGCTGCTGTTGAAGACGGCGAGTATCAGGCAAAGTTTACAACCGACAGCTCTATGTTTAAGGTAAACGAAACCTGTGATGGTATGGGAACACTGACTGTAAAAGATGGCAAGATGACTATTCATATTACTCTTCCTTCTGAGAATATCGTTAATCTTTTCACTGGTGTGGCAGAGGATGCCGCAAAGGATGGAGCAGAGCTTCTTATGCCCACAAAGGATGAGGTTAAATACGATGACGGAACAACTGAGACTGTAAACGGTTTTGATGTACCTGTTCCTTATCTTGATAAGGAGTTTGATCTTGCACTTATCGGAACAAAGGGTAAATGGTATGACCATAAGGTTGTTGTTGAAACTCCCGCAAAGTAATAAGCGTTTACATTCAGATGGTGATAGAGAAAAATGTTTATGTAAACGTGGTTTGATAGAAGGATCAGATTACTGAATGATAAAAAGATTATCAATAATTTTCTTATTCTTACTTATATCTTTAGGTGTAACCTCCTGCACTTCGCAGGGGGTTACTTCCTCTTATCAAAAAAATGAGGAAATTAAAAAAAAGACATATACGATTGATATAAAATTCGAAGGCGGCTCGGGGAAAGCCTATATAAAATCCCCGGTTGAAATTACAGATGTCGATGGAAGGCTGACAGCCAGATTCGTGTGGAGCAGTAAGAATTACGACTACATGATAGTAAACGGCATCAGATATGAAAATGAAAATAACGGTGGTGAATCCACCTTTACTGTTGAAATAGATAATATTTCAGAGCCTCTTAAGGTTATCGGAGATACGGTGGCGATGAGTACTCCCCATGAGATTGAGTATCTGATAACCTGGGGCGAAAAAGGCGAGG harbors:
- a CDS encoding glycoside hydrolase family 2 TIM barrel-domain containing protein, which gives rise to MKKIKWNEDWLFWDSKDAFALVWNIPENAKKVTLPHDAMIETQNVADSPNGGNTGFYNGGSYTYVKFYESKPGDRSRNIMLLFEGIYMNSFVYVNGQLAANRPYGYSQFIVPISQLLKEEGENEIRVQVRNNACPNSRWYTGSGIYRDVYLLSAGNTYIKENGLLATTEECSKEEATVLLKAQITNDDTVPKDILVTFKIEDSKGKTAAYEQKVMSINKGDSAEVFSRLFIDNPMLWSDESPNLYKAEVTIAAANIGEDGKCCQGEIMDKAEEVIGIRKLRLDAKHGLRVNGKTVKLRGACIHHDSGILSAKTYYEAEFRRVTILKKAGFNAIRMSHHPAAPALVKACDELGMYIMDEAFDMWTRAKSDYDYNLYFNDWWKRDIESMVMKDYNHPSVIMYSIGNEIPEIGTDEGSRLARQISELCHKLDPYRYTLASINGVFAAGDGVPQITADVAASLDGTDDSINVNDFMTIMDKYMDKIVAHPEITKRLDKACAATDIAGYNYMTARYALDNNQAPNRIIVGSETYPPEIAVNWREVMKYDQVIGDFTWTGWDYIGEAGVGIPAYKFGDGGFGACFPARLAYTGDIDITGFRRPLSYYREIVFGLRTKPYIAVQDPAHYGEKLIKTPWVMSDAISGWNFDGYENKPVLVEIYSAGDEVELFLNDESIGKKKMTDADNCRAIFETTYSPGTLRAVSRENRADIGEYEITTAKGDVNLVAEVDEHLPVNSSLLYINLSLVDANGNVFTDKEAQITVEAMGDGELIGLGSANPKSQENYCGNMTTTWNGRALAIIRKKTEGHVSLKVSSSDGEIVILKEV
- a CDS encoding Ig-like domain-containing protein, translated to MVILAFIIFIPVSAGAKSASLSKSKLTLVKGTSYILKVKNGKAKSYTSSKSKVAKVNKKGNITARKKGSATIKVKVGKKVLKCKVKVVECELSSKSLELKDNSTETLRYVGTGTADKCVIADETIASVAATGVNTFSIKGLKAGKTIAEVYVGDSVLKCDITVTHVDPVYAWVKKGVVKDIPDPRVEGLYNRCYDADIQSITVQEIFNAHDNSGNKVTSTFTTRCTAPLDTLKPDDTISLKVSMNMSNKAKDVGEPYRIYVSWNGCKSGTVDYNGGDKFTSSKDMYLNCSQNQDFALNLDSDVTYKVPKGGTLGEQKAIVFSQFGGASIAWIYEWKQIN
- a CDS encoding MFS transporter yields the protein MGNNSNTKNKSEVGSAFSWFHATSVNGGAMMVAAVLASYLSVYMTDTLKIPAAICSVIMLISTLWDAINDPIMGVLADSTHTKMGRYRPYFLFAPVLLTFFATMVWVDWGFTNTTAKAVYILIMYIGYGMTVTMYTMPQMAILPAAVKKDQERNKIITMGAGCCAAAFTIGNTFTPNITGFFNSLGFSNGYVPYMLICGVLSFISFWGLFKASKGQEIYLSEPEKNPFKGIGMVLKYKEVYPNIIAWVMASMGYGLMFASSVYYMMYYYERPDLIGVYMGVISVGALVSMVVAMPIVLKIFKTGQRALCFSQISTIIMYIILFFFGKTNFVFLCVLTFIASVAGAMQNALVNILVNDTIDFIMYKEGKTANGLVSSIKGFAQKCGNTVTNSGILAILAASGYVAGAIGQQPASAMFALNFIKFGAPSVTGLIVVLCVVFGPIRKYKAEIEEMKAKMHAEGDNKVA
- a CDS encoding AraC family transcriptional regulator produces the protein MKGNSVMTKYTTYGKFQNEMNSYYSRTGMKLQFTEMIQRMEEKGMMDSAPSFCRIPLDALSMNDEDFDKLVDSIPIRIGGQYSSSNEIGEEKMIPTLFDVFTIRHPRLTRHVSHVHNYFEINFIVKGSAVFYFEESAHPMHEGEVCIIAPGSSHDVIIEDESSIVYTVCIRKSTFESTFSSFMHHEDLLSGFFRNILKNEDRTNYLMLFTENNMECRIFLRKLLIETENHDSYSNNCCINLINLFFANLLRNYSKTISFYNYDINSDFSLVLQYIQHNYKNLNLSALAEFFHYSEPHLSTLIKQNTGKNFTDLIKALRMRDAKDLLVNTSQKINEIAEEIGYNSADHFSRVFRTEYGMSPAEFRKQNKNEGPFIPFSTED
- a CDS encoding glycoside hydrolase family 3 protein — encoded protein: MFDYKEKPFNLSDEKIGWVESTYEKMTLEEKIGQLFCPVVFDKDEKTLKAFLEKYKVGGILYREGPGEEIRKAQSFLQKESKIPLLTAANLEYGGNGSAVEGTYYGREMLVGATGNTERGYQLGKVSCAEGAAVGDNWSFAPVVDLDRNYHNPIINVRAFSKDVQTVIDMGRGYLKAAAEEGVATAVKHFPGDGIDERDQHLVTSVNSLSVEEWDETFGKIYEAMIEEGTLSVMAGHIAMPAYEEYFDKQAPQKIIPATLSENLLKRLLREKLGFNGLIVSDATPMVGFCSAMDREHAVPLSIENGCDMFLFNRNIDEDYEFMRRGYEKGILSKERLEEAVKRILATKAALKLPEKKEKGILVPGKEALEILSCDKHVEWAKQCADEGVTLVKDTQKLLPINPEKHRRILLELMGGFESDERVTDYMMKKLSEEGFEVTLYKKEGFEVMTDSVEKLKSSYDLILYVGNIETASNKTTARMNWHTMFGLGNNMPWMVHELPVMFVSLGNPYHLLDTPMIKTFINGYCNSEFVMDAVVDKILGRSDFKGKSPIDPFCGKMDLRF
- the pgmB gene encoding beta-phosphoglucomutase, with translation MKALIFDLDGVLVFTDKYHYKAWKMIADKLGIPFDEKKNNRLRGVSRMESLNIILENSTYDFSLEEKEILAEEKNEYYRKLLGTMTPGDVSPEVRKTLKELRSRGHKLAIGSSSRNTKYILEKVELEDYFDAVSDGTNITRSKPDPEVFEKAAEFILEDPHNCIVVEDARAGVDAGKAAGMTVAGIGEASAYEKTDYPIDSFAELLNIN